Genomic DNA from Equus asinus isolate D_3611 breed Donkey chromosome 10, EquAss-T2T_v2, whole genome shotgun sequence:
TCATAGcactggtttatttttatttgtgttctccttttttctgtAACTGAGGAGTGAGTTTTGTTTTCCACTTTTGTATTCCAGAGGGAACAGACGTTGTCTTCTGCTTGATCCTGAGCACCAACTCCGAGAAGAAAGTGTCTGAAAAACAAATAGTGTTATGGCATGATgttagaaaaattttcaaatcctTGTTCCTAAAACTTCACATTAGAAGAATTGGAATTTGAAAAACACCAGTAAAACTAAATTACAAGAACATTCAATTCAAGAGGAAGATTATGAATAtaataatttggggaaaatatttaatcTGAGTTCAAACTTTTTAAACAACTGAGTGTTTCTAGAAGATAAAGATCTCATAATTATGACGCAAATGATAGGGTTTAAAACATAATTCTTcttcaattgattttttaaaatgaaattcaaaacaaaaaataatttattaggtATAAGAAAGGATACATTTGTAGCTAAAACCTTACTTATTCTGGAGACAATTTAAATGTAAAGCCATAGTTCAGCACTGATGGAATCTGAGAAAATTTGTATGAAAGAGAAACGTGAATGTAAACTATGTGGTAAATCCTTCAGCCAGAACTCTAATCATATTCAAAATCAAAGAATACATACTGGAAAGAAATcttatgaatgtaatgaatgtgggaaagcttttagtGAGAGAACTAACCTTATTAAACATCAAAGAGTCCATACTGGGAAGAAACCTTATGAGTGTAATGGATGTGAAAAAGCCTTTATGTATAAGTCATCCTTTAGAAATCAtgagagaattcatactggagaaaaaccctatccatgtaatgaatgtgggaaggctTTCAGCCATATTTCAGCCCTTAGTCAACATCACAGAAttcatactggaaagaaaccataTGTATGTATTGAATGTGGGAAGACCTTCAGCTGGAGCACACATCTAATTGAACATCAGGGAATTCATTCTGGGGAGAAATCCTATCAGTGTACGGAATGTCAGAAGGTTTCTTGCCACAGCACATCATTAATTTGGCATCAGAGATCtcacacaggagaaaaaccctatgaatgtaatgcACGTGAGAAAGCCTTCAGTCATACGCCAGACTTCATCAACATCAGAGAATTTATACTCGAGAGAAATCCTATGAGTGTAACACACGTGGAAAGGCCTTCAATCGGAGGGCACATCTTACTGAACACCAGAGGATTCATGCTGGAGAGAAAGCTTATGTTTGCAAGGAATGTGGAAAAACCTTCAGCCAAAGTACACACCTTACTGAACATCTAAAAAATCATtctggtgagaaaccctatggATGTAATGAATGTCAAAAACTATTTTGCTATAAAACATCACTAATTCGACACCAGAgaactcatacaggagagaaaccctaccAATGtgatgaatgtgggaaatccttcaGTTTAAGCTCAGCCCTTACTAAACATAAGCAAACACATGCAGAGGAGAAACCAACCTTACTGATGTAATAAATGTGGTGATGTTTTTTCTCATAGTACGTCTTTAATCTGACATCAGAGAACTCAGTTCAGAAATGAGACCCTATCAGAGTAATAAATGTGGGGAAGCCTGCAGCCATGGTTCATCACTTACACCTGAGCACTCACAATGGCAAGAAACCCTAGGATTGTCACCCAAGAAAAACTTTAGGCAAATACTCACTTACTCATTATAACGTTTGTACTGAGAAGAAACACTGTTCTTGTAATCAATCTGAAAAATTTATTCTTATTGGAGAAAAACTTATAGTGGAACTATTCATCTCAAAGactggtttgttttttaaagacatttttaaaattattttcagagataatttattaatatatgtatatatttgcttATAATAAAAGCCTTTTCAAGTACACAAAAATTTTAATGGGGTGGTCAAATTTCTTTACTGTTTATGTAATCTTTTATCCTTTCATTCCCACGTGATTTTTCAATGTTAAAGAAACATCTTTATGGagggtttaaattttaaaaattgacaaatttgaTTAATAGCCATAGACATACAGATATGATGtgcattatttttcagtattcatgaaatattttttaaatggaccaTATATATGGCTATAaagaaaatctcaacaaattctCTCTAAGGGAAATATTCAAgtcctacattttttttttaccacaatgagataacagtagagaaaacaagtaaaagcactacaaaattatttaaattaaataat
This window encodes:
- the ZNF883 gene encoding LOW QUALITY PROTEIN: zinc finger protein 883 (The sequence of the model RefSeq protein was modified relative to this genomic sequence to represent the inferred CDS: inserted 1 base in 1 codon; deleted 1 base in 1 codon; substituted 2 bases at 2 genomic stop codons), encoding MESEKICMKEKRECKLCGKSFSQNSNHIQNQRIHTGKKSYECNECGKAFSERTNLIKHQRVHTGKKPYECNGCEKAFMYKSSFRNHERIHTGEKPYPCNECGKAFSHISALSQHHRIHTGKKPYVCIECGKTFSWSTHLIEHQGIHSGEKSYQCTECQKVSCHSTSLIWHQRSHTGEKPYECNAREKAFSHTPDFXQHQRIYTREKSYECNTRGKAFNRRAHLTEHQRIHAGEKAYVCKECGKTFSQSTHLTEHLKNHSGEKPYGCNECQKLFCYKTSLIRHQRTHTGEKPYQCDECGKSFSLSSALTKHKQTHAEEKQPYXCNKCGDVFSHSTSLIXHQRTQFRNETLSE